From one Phocaeicola salanitronis DSM 18170 genomic stretch:
- a CDS encoding helix-turn-helix domain-containing protein has product MGKTVFAICSLLTAILLSACVSDPHRGKETGWDSLYTAGHIQQITFVRPDEALALLDTAEDRRLLSPFDINDLRCFVYHNGLSHYKTALFYARKAYALPESRKDPERFLSLVFTMAEDCHNNGDYAGSVKYCAEGMKLIQETGDKTYEANLHVMWGMNLMEMEQYDEAFRHMNLAIGILDEEVRKHPCYKTWDDLFYALGMKVSLLWDKDRYAEALAMRPLIAKALRGLEASEDTPEGIFDMRRAETDVVYCCIAYTIGNKAEGDSLYRRVEQNAYSSTSDGEYIRIPCLILAKRFDEALYYIGREKQILKETTDTVNWDYINPHLQTELEAYQGKGDWKAASRVQETMLALIDSLRKKERKEDALELAEIYKTDEQAYRIERQAASIQKRNMYIVCFIVILVVACLYIRHILKSNRTIRLKNDTMARTIDELMAYKDELFIRQEENIRLREELQRLDNAPDNPEPETAGAEEEADDVPSLPELTERDRALYDRVSYEIMSRRLYLCPGFNKKELLKEIHVPANKFAVLFKVFAGCSFSQYIQNCRLDYAVRLMREHPQWTLDAIAKEAQMSKGAFNIQFHKRYGMKPSEFRSRELSLDEEK; this is encoded by the coding sequence ATGGGTAAGACGGTGTTTGCTATATGTTCTTTGCTGACGGCAATTCTTCTCAGTGCCTGTGTCTCTGACCCCCATCGGGGAAAGGAAACGGGGTGGGACAGTTTGTATACGGCCGGACATATACAGCAGATAACATTTGTCCGTCCGGACGAGGCGCTGGCTTTGCTTGATACGGCAGAAGACCGGCGCTTGCTTTCCCCCTTCGACATTAACGATTTGCGTTGTTTTGTTTATCATAATGGTTTGTCGCATTATAAGACGGCTTTGTTTTATGCGCGTAAGGCATATGCGCTGCCTGAGTCACGCAAAGACCCCGAACGTTTTTTGTCGCTTGTGTTTACGATGGCAGAAGATTGTCACAATAACGGAGATTATGCCGGGAGTGTGAAATATTGTGCCGAAGGGATGAAGCTAATACAAGAGACCGGGGACAAGACATACGAGGCGAACCTGCATGTCATGTGGGGGATGAACCTGATGGAAATGGAACAATACGATGAGGCTTTCCGGCACATGAACCTTGCTATCGGCATATTGGATGAGGAAGTCCGTAAGCATCCTTGCTATAAGACATGGGATGACCTTTTTTATGCGCTTGGCATGAAAGTTTCGTTGTTGTGGGACAAAGACCGTTACGCAGAAGCCCTTGCCATGCGTCCCCTTATTGCGAAGGCTTTACGCGGACTGGAGGCGAGTGAAGATACGCCCGAAGGTATTTTTGACATGCGTCGTGCCGAGACGGACGTGGTTTATTGTTGTATAGCGTACACAATAGGGAACAAGGCGGAAGGGGACAGCCTGTACCGTAGGGTGGAACAGAACGCTTATTCCTCTACATCCGATGGGGAGTATATCCGCATTCCTTGCTTGATATTGGCAAAACGTTTCGATGAAGCCCTTTATTATATAGGGCGCGAAAAACAAATCTTGAAAGAGACCACAGATACGGTCAATTGGGATTACATCAATCCGCATTTGCAGACCGAGCTGGAGGCTTATCAGGGAAAGGGAGATTGGAAGGCGGCTTCGCGTGTGCAGGAGACGATGCTTGCCCTGATTGATTCGCTTCGCAAAAAGGAGAGGAAAGAAGATGCGTTGGAGCTTGCCGAGATTTATAAGACGGATGAACAGGCGTACCGGATAGAGCGGCAGGCGGCTTCCATTCAGAAGCGCAACATGTATATTGTCTGTTTTATCGTTATTTTGGTTGTAGCGTGCTTATATATCCGCCATATATTGAAATCGAACCGCACAATCCGTTTGAAAAATGATACGATGGCGCGGACGATTGACGAACTGATGGCTTACAAAGATGAGCTTTTTATCCGCCAAGAAGAAAATATCCGTTTGCGGGAAGAACTGCAGCGGTTGGATAACGCGCCGGATAATCCGGAGCCTGAGACGGCAGGTGCGGAAGAAGAAGCAGACGATGTGCCTTCCCTTCCGGAATTAACGGAAAGAGACCGTGCATTATACGACCGTGTGAGTTATGAAATCATGAGCCGCCGGCTGTATCTGTGTCCGGGATTTAACAAGAAGGAATTGTTGAAAGAGATTCATGTCCCAGCCAATAAGTTTGCGGTTTTGTTTAAGGTGTTTGCCGGTTGCAGCTTTTCCCAGTACATACAAAATTGCCGCCTTGATTATGCTGTCCGCTTAATGCGTGAGCACCCACAGTGGACGTTGGACGCAATCGCCAAAGAAGCTCAAATGTCTAAAGGAGCTTTTAATATCCAGTTCCATAAGCGGTATGGCATGAAGCCTTCTGAATTTAGAAGCAGAGAACTTTCGTTGGACGAGGAAAAATAA
- a CDS encoding porin family protein → MKKLFLLAVCMLSMLTVSAQMRPTMMFEVGIGMSGWTGDAAKGSNALFNPRVGISADIPLNAWFSFQPGLSWVSKGVKSDISSQGVNSDVQINQNYFQVPLMAAFHMRATDNFDLVFTAGPYIAVGVNGKTEVDVDDMTMSWKTFKDGDVGGTQIWDGFRRFDAGIGIGAALDFPHWIVGVDADFGLCRLYKDGPRNYDLFFSAGFKF, encoded by the coding sequence ATGAAAAAGTTATTTCTGTTAGCGGTATGTATGTTGTCGATGCTTACGGTGTCGGCACAGATGAGGCCGACGATGATGTTCGAGGTGGGCATCGGCATGAGCGGCTGGACGGGTGATGCGGCAAAGGGTTCGAATGCGTTGTTCAATCCGCGTGTCGGAATATCGGCAGATATCCCGTTGAACGCATGGTTCTCTTTCCAGCCCGGGCTGAGCTGGGTCTCGAAGGGGGTTAAGTCGGACATTTCTTCACAAGGCGTAAACAGCGATGTGCAGATAAACCAGAATTATTTTCAGGTTCCCTTGATGGCGGCGTTCCACATGCGCGCCACCGATAATTTTGATTTGGTATTTACGGCAGGCCCGTATATCGCCGTAGGCGTAAACGGTAAAACGGAAGTTGATGTGGATGACATGACTATGTCATGGAAAACGTTTAAGGATGGAGATGTCGGCGGGACTCAAATTTGGGACGGCTTCCGCCGCTTCGATGCCGGTATCGGAATCGGTGCCGCGCTCGATTTCCCCCATTGGATAGTGGGCGTGGATGCCGATTTCGGCTTGTGCAGGCTTTATAAGGACGGCCCGCGTAATTATGACCTCTTCTTCAGCGCAGGCTTCAAGTTCTAA
- a CDS encoding B3/B4 domain-containing protein — protein sequence MQIEVSDELRRAWPQFRGAAVFATVKNSAYNAGLWKRIDEFTALYRAKYTVDSIKEMPAIQATRQAYKKCGKDPSRYRPSSEALCRRILRGIPLYQIDTLVDLINLASIYSGNSIGGFDRDKIQGDRLVLGIGRAGEPYEGIGRGTLNIEGMPVYRDAAGGIGTPTSDHERTKMSIGTTHVLAIMNAYGGSEGLAESVDYMVGLMKEFAEAQDIEIVYFE from the coding sequence ATGCAAATAGAAGTATCAGACGAATTACGCCGCGCATGGCCTCAGTTCCGGGGAGCGGCAGTATTTGCTACGGTAAAGAATTCGGCTTACAATGCCGGATTATGGAAACGGATTGACGAGTTTACCGCCCTGTATCGCGCGAAATATACCGTCGATTCCATCAAGGAAATGCCTGCCATTCAGGCCACCCGCCAGGCTTATAAGAAATGCGGGAAAGACCCCAGCCGCTACCGCCCTTCGTCCGAGGCGTTGTGCCGGCGCATCTTGCGGGGCATCCCGTTGTATCAGATTGACACGCTGGTCGACTTGATAAACCTGGCTTCTATCTATAGCGGGAATTCGATAGGAGGTTTCGACCGCGACAAGATTCAGGGCGACCGCCTGGTGCTGGGTATCGGACGGGCGGGCGAACCATACGAAGGCATCGGCAGGGGCACGCTGAACATCGAGGGCATGCCGGTCTACCGGGATGCGGCGGGCGGAATCGGTACCCCTACCAGCGACCACGAACGGACAAAGATGAGCATCGGCACCACGCACGTGTTGGCGATAATGAATGCGTATGGCGGGAGCGAGGGGCTGGCCGAATCCGTCGATTATATGGTAGGGCTGATGAAAGAGTTTGCAGAGGCCCAAGACATAGAGATTGTTTATTTTGAATAA
- the pgeF gene encoding peptidoglycan editing factor PgeF: MNRKNDGRLTSDKRMLKYGLTELYSNIFCFSTTRHGGYSEGAYATFNCNAYCGDACDAVRKNRGLLCSLLPEDAGLLIPHQVHGTEVRVIDEAFLRKPESEKARLLEGVDALVSDVPKACLCISTADCIPVLCYDVRRRAIAAIHAGWRGTVSRIVSKTLEKMRQAYGTEGKDVCACIGPGISQEAFEVGDEVCEAFRRAGFDMERIAVRKEKWHIDLWEANRMQLMAFGIEPSRIEVSGICTYTDNEDFFSARRQGTASGRILSGIMMC; encoded by the coding sequence ATGAACCGGAAAAATGACGGACGGCTGACCAGCGATAAAAGAATGTTGAAATACGGTTTGACGGAATTGTATTCCAACATTTTTTGTTTCTCTACGACCCGTCATGGAGGGTATAGCGAAGGGGCGTACGCCACATTCAATTGCAACGCCTATTGCGGTGACGCTTGCGATGCCGTAAGGAAAAACCGCGGGTTGCTTTGCTCGTTGTTGCCCGAGGACGCCGGATTGCTGATTCCGCACCAGGTACACGGAACGGAAGTGCGGGTGATAGACGAGGCTTTTTTGCGGAAGCCTGAAAGCGAAAAGGCGCGTCTGCTCGAAGGGGTGGATGCGCTGGTGAGCGATGTGCCGAAAGCCTGCCTGTGCATCTCTACCGCCGACTGCATCCCCGTGTTGTGCTATGATGTCCGCCGCCGGGCGATAGCCGCAATCCATGCCGGTTGGCGCGGGACGGTGTCGCGCATCGTAAGCAAAACCTTGGAAAAGATGCGTCAAGCCTACGGGACGGAAGGGAAAGACGTTTGCGCCTGCATCGGCCCCGGCATTTCGCAAGAAGCGTTCGAGGTAGGCGATGAGGTCTGCGAGGCGTTCCGCCGGGCAGGCTTCGATATGGAGCGCATAGCCGTCCGTAAAGAGAAGTGGCACATCGACTTATGGGAAGCCAACCGGATGCAGCTCATGGCTTTCGGCATAGAGCCGTCCCGTATCGAAGTGAGCGGCATCTGTACGTATACGGATAATGAAGACTTTTTCTCCGCACGCAGGCAAGGCACCGCTTCCGGGCGGATATTGTCGGGCATAATGATGTGTTGA
- the obgE gene encoding GTPase ObgE, with translation MAESNFVDYVKIYCRSGKGGRGSAHLRREKYMPNGGPDGGDGGRGGHVILRGNRNYWTLLHLKYERHVFAEHGGNGSKSRSFGKDGADKIIEVPCGTVAYNAETGEYVCDITEHGQEVVLLKGGRGGLGNWHFRTPTRQAPRFAQPGEPMQEMMVILELKLLADVGLVGFPNAGKSTLLSTISAARPKIADYPFTTLEPNLGIVSYRDGKSFVMADIPGIIEGASEGKGLGLRFLRHIERNSLLLFMVPGDADDIRHEYDVLLNELAKFNPEMLDKQRVLAVTKCDVLDEELMEMLKPTLPENVPHVFISSVTGMGIQELKDILWTELNKDSNQLEGLRHASIVHRPKDISALSQELKEMGEDEDFGYAYEEDDDDFDYEYEEEDWDDEPEK, from the coding sequence ATGGCTGAATCGAATTTTGTAGATTATGTGAAGATATATTGCCGCTCCGGCAAGGGAGGGCGCGGGTCTGCACACTTGCGTCGGGAGAAGTACATGCCTAATGGCGGTCCCGACGGGGGAGACGGCGGAAGAGGAGGTCATGTGATTTTGCGGGGAAACCGCAACTATTGGACGTTGCTCCATTTGAAATACGAGCGCCATGTATTTGCCGAGCACGGAGGAAACGGCTCGAAAAGCAGGAGCTTCGGGAAAGACGGTGCCGATAAGATTATCGAAGTGCCCTGCGGGACGGTGGCATACAATGCCGAGACCGGCGAATACGTGTGCGACATTACCGAACACGGGCAGGAAGTGGTGCTCTTGAAAGGCGGCCGTGGAGGCTTGGGAAACTGGCATTTCCGCACGCCCACCCGTCAGGCTCCCCGTTTTGCCCAGCCGGGCGAACCGATGCAGGAGATGATGGTGATATTGGAGTTGAAGCTGCTTGCCGATGTCGGTTTGGTGGGATTTCCCAATGCCGGCAAGTCGACCTTGCTTTCTACGATTTCCGCAGCCCGTCCGAAGATAGCCGATTATCCTTTTACGACGCTCGAGCCAAACCTGGGCATCGTGTCTTATCGCGACGGGAAATCGTTTGTGATGGCGGATATTCCGGGCATCATCGAAGGGGCGAGCGAAGGGAAAGGGCTTGGCTTGCGCTTCTTGCGCCATATCGAGCGCAACTCTTTGCTGCTGTTCATGGTGCCGGGCGATGCCGATGACATCCGTCATGAATATGATGTGCTGTTGAATGAGCTGGCGAAGTTCAATCCCGAAATGCTTGACAAGCAGCGCGTGCTTGCCGTTACGAAGTGTGATGTGCTCGACGAGGAGCTGATGGAGATGCTGAAGCCGACGCTTCCCGAAAATGTGCCCCACGTGTTTATTTCTTCCGTTACGGGCATGGGCATTCAGGAATTGAAAGATATCCTGTGGACCGAATTGAATAAGGACAGCAATCAGCTGGAGGGCTTGCGCCACGCCTCGATTGTGCACCGCCCGAAAGACATCAGTGCGTTGTCTCAGGAATTGAAGGAAATGGGCGAAGACGAAGACTTCGGATATGCGTATGAAGAAGACGATGACGACTTCGATTATGAATACGAGGAGGAAGATTGGGACGATGAACCGGAAAAATGA
- a CDS encoding adenylate kinase translates to MLNIVIFGAPGSGKGTQSARIVEKYGLNHISTGDVLRAEIKNGTELGKTANEYISNGQLIPDALMIDILASVFDSFKDSKGVIFDGFPRTIAQAEALKKMLDERGQEVSIMLDLEVPEDELMVRLIKRGQETGRADDNEETIKKRLVVYHSQTAPLIDWYKNDGKYLHINGLGTMDGIFADICKAVESL, encoded by the coding sequence ATGTTGAATATTGTAATTTTTGGAGCTCCGGGTTCGGGCAAAGGGACTCAGAGCGCGCGTATTGTAGAAAAATATGGCTTGAACCACATTTCTACGGGAGATGTGTTGCGTGCCGAGATAAAGAACGGGACGGAGTTAGGCAAGACGGCTAACGAATACATAAGCAACGGCCAGCTCATACCCGATGCCTTGATGATTGATATACTTGCAAGTGTGTTCGATAGTTTTAAGGACAGCAAAGGCGTTATCTTCGACGGTTTCCCCCGCACCATTGCGCAAGCCGAAGCCTTGAAGAAGATGTTGGACGAACGCGGGCAGGAAGTTTCAATCATGTTGGATTTGGAAGTGCCCGAAGACGAACTGATGGTCCGCCTGATCAAGCGCGGGCAGGAAACCGGACGTGCCGATGATAACGAAGAAACCATCAAGAAACGCCTGGTGGTGTATCATTCGCAGACCGCTCCGCTGATTGACTGGTACAAGAACGACGGTAAGTACCTGCACATCAACGGCTTGGGCACGATGGACGGGATTTTTGCAGACATCTGCAAGGCGGTAGAGAGCCTGTAA
- the hpt gene encoding hypoxanthine phosphoribosyltransferase, whose product MDVIQIKEKQFKTFIPEADILKEVERVASEINRDLADANPLFISVLNGSFMFTADLMKRLTIPCEISFVKLASYEGMSSSGKIKELVGLGEDIAGRTVVIVEDIVDTGLTMQRLLETLRARNPKEIRIATLLVKPDKLKVDLDIPYVAMRIPNDFIVGYGLDYEGFGRNYRDIYSVVE is encoded by the coding sequence ATGGATGTTATTCAGATCAAGGAAAAGCAGTTTAAAACGTTTATTCCGGAAGCCGATATCCTGAAGGAGGTAGAGCGTGTGGCAAGTGAAATCAATCGGGATTTGGCGGATGCCAATCCGCTCTTTATCAGTGTGTTGAACGGCTCTTTTATGTTTACTGCCGATTTGATGAAACGGCTTACGATACCTTGTGAAATCTCATTCGTAAAGCTGGCTTCGTACGAGGGAATGTCTTCCTCCGGGAAGATAAAAGAACTGGTAGGGCTGGGCGAAGACATCGCTGGGCGTACAGTGGTAATCGTGGAGGATATTGTAGACACGGGCTTGACGATGCAGCGCCTGCTGGAAACGCTTCGCGCGCGGAATCCGAAGGAAATCCGGATAGCCACGCTGCTGGTGAAGCCCGACAAGCTGAAGGTGGATTTGGATATTCCTTATGTGGCGATGCGTATCCCGAACGATTTTATCGTAGGATACGGGTTAGACTATGAAGGTTTCGGGCGCAACTATCGGGACATTTATTCCGTAGTAGAGTAA
- a CDS encoding bifunctional ADP-dependent NAD(P)H-hydrate dehydratase/NAD(P)H-hydrate epimerase — translation MKILTCTQQKEADAYTIANNNILSINLMEKAASLVADEICKRWDRSHRIIVFAGAGNNGGDAVAAARILFTKNYDVEVYLFNIKGTISEDCMTNIQRLQECGFTAYHEISNSFEPPKLEAEDVVIDGLFGSGLNKPLSGGFASVVKYINASSAQVVSIDLPSGLMGEDNSNNARANIIRANLTLSIQFPKLAFLFPENEDIVGEWKLLHIGISPEFIAQADTPYYITEAQDVSQLIRSRKRFAFKNNFGHALLIAGSNGMAGASILAARACLRSGVGLLTVHTPVCNHDILQTAVPEAMVQNDVHEHYFAEPVDLDNYQAIAIGPGIGQEEETALATFDQLADCYIPAILDADAINIISSHRNYLNRLPRQSILTPHIGELERIIGKCNNSFERLTKAKELAAYLQCYIVLKGAYTAVITPEGKFYFNPTGNPGMATGGSGDVLTGIILALLAQGYPQENAARLGTYIHGLAGDIACRRMGEISLTAGDIIDALPEAWKILSEIK, via the coding sequence ATGAAAATACTTACTTGTACACAACAGAAAGAGGCGGATGCATATACCATCGCCAACAACAACATACTTTCCATTAACCTGATGGAAAAAGCGGCATCGCTCGTCGCCGATGAAATCTGTAAACGCTGGGACCGCTCGCACCGCATCATCGTGTTTGCCGGAGCGGGAAATAACGGTGGAGACGCCGTAGCTGCCGCACGCATCCTGTTTACGAAAAATTATGATGTGGAGGTCTACTTGTTCAATATCAAAGGTACAATCTCGGAAGATTGCATGACCAATATCCAACGCCTTCAGGAATGCGGCTTCACGGCTTATCACGAGATTAGCAACAGCTTCGAGCCCCCCAAACTGGAAGCCGAAGACGTAGTAATAGACGGCCTGTTCGGCTCGGGACTGAACAAGCCTCTGAGCGGCGGCTTCGCATCCGTAGTAAAATACATCAATGCCTCCAGCGCGCAAGTGGTCTCCATCGACCTTCCTTCAGGGCTAATGGGCGAAGACAACTCGAACAACGCCCGCGCCAACATCATCCGGGCAAACCTGACCCTAAGCATACAATTTCCCAAACTCGCCTTCCTCTTCCCCGAGAACGAAGACATCGTAGGCGAATGGAAGCTGCTTCACATTGGCATCAGCCCCGAATTCATCGCGCAGGCAGATACACCTTATTATATTACCGAAGCGCAAGACGTGAGCCAGCTCATCAGGTCGAGAAAGCGTTTCGCGTTCAAGAACAACTTCGGACACGCCCTGCTTATAGCCGGCTCAAACGGAATGGCAGGGGCTTCTATCCTGGCGGCACGCGCCTGCCTGCGCTCGGGAGTGGGGCTGCTCACCGTACACACTCCCGTATGCAACCACGACATCCTGCAAACGGCTGTACCCGAAGCCATGGTGCAGAACGACGTGCATGAACATTACTTCGCCGAACCGGTCGACCTCGACAACTACCAAGCCATCGCCATCGGACCGGGCATCGGCCAGGAAGAAGAAACGGCACTTGCCACCTTCGACCAGCTTGCAGACTGTTATATCCCCGCCATACTGGACGCGGATGCCATCAACATCATAAGCTCGCACCGCAATTACCTGAACCGCCTGCCCCGCCAAAGCATCCTCACCCCGCATATAGGCGAACTGGAACGCATCATCGGAAAGTGCAACAACAGCTTCGAACGGCTGACAAAAGCCAAAGAGCTTGCCGCTTACCTGCAATGCTACATCGTATTGAAAGGCGCCTACACGGCGGTAATCACCCCCGAAGGGAAATTCTATTTCAATCCTACGGGAAACCCGGGCATGGCTACGGGAGGAAGCGGAGACGTATTGACTGGAATCATCCTTGCCCTATTGGCACAAGGATACCCGCAAGAAAACGCCGCACGCCTGGGGACATATATCCACGGACTTGCCGGCGACATCGCCTGCCGGCGCATGGGAGAAATCTCTCTGACCGCCGGCGACATCATTGACGCATTACCCGAAGCATGGAAAATTCTTTCAGAAATCAAATAA
- a CDS encoding DUF4831 family protein: MKKNVFALSLLACTAPIAAQDISPYLPGEDEGIVYFLPKTMLEVNVIATRVTYHPGELCQYANQYLRMNNVSPEPETYWEIKQIEVRSAGVPDSTKAYLVKLKDKSSMSNVELTEEGLIEAINTSAPEKMPMEYVLEKPQKHENPRRYMTEDILLAGSSAKMADLTAKEIYNIRESKNLILRGQADAMPKDGASLQLVIDNLDTQEKALTQLFTGTTDREDKVFTAHIVPQDGLTDKVALRFSRSLGVLPAEDLAGEPIYINLKSTVPLPTVTEDNKKKKKLEGAIYNIPGKGKVTVSYQGKTCFEAELPITQFGTTEVLVNDLFKKVNTRVIFNPETGSILKIDKD; this comes from the coding sequence ATGAAAAAAAACGTTTTTGCGCTAAGCCTCCTTGCATGCACGGCGCCCATCGCCGCACAAGACATCAGCCCGTACCTTCCGGGCGAAGACGAAGGCATCGTCTATTTCCTGCCGAAAACAATGCTGGAAGTAAACGTGATAGCCACACGCGTCACGTATCATCCCGGAGAATTATGCCAATACGCAAACCAGTATTTACGGATGAACAACGTAAGTCCCGAACCGGAAACGTATTGGGAAATCAAGCAAATAGAAGTACGTTCCGCAGGAGTGCCCGACTCTACAAAAGCCTACCTCGTCAAATTGAAGGACAAAAGCAGCATGAGCAACGTGGAACTGACCGAAGAAGGGCTGATTGAAGCGATTAACACTTCCGCACCCGAAAAAATGCCGATGGAATACGTGCTCGAAAAGCCGCAAAAGCACGAGAACCCACGCAGATACATGACCGAGGACATCTTGCTGGCAGGGTCTTCCGCCAAGATGGCAGACCTTACCGCCAAGGAAATCTATAACATCCGGGAAAGCAAAAACCTGATTTTACGCGGACAGGCAGATGCCATGCCTAAAGACGGGGCTTCCCTTCAATTGGTTATCGACAACCTGGACACACAGGAAAAAGCACTGACCCAGCTCTTTACCGGAACGACCGACCGTGAAGACAAAGTGTTCACCGCCCATATCGTCCCCCAAGACGGACTTACCGATAAAGTCGCACTGCGCTTTTCCCGTTCCTTAGGCGTCCTTCCAGCCGAAGATTTAGCGGGAGAGCCTATCTACATCAACCTGAAAAGCACCGTGCCGCTCCCCACTGTTACTGAAGACAATAAGAAAAAGAAAAAACTGGAAGGGGCTATCTACAATATTCCGGGCAAAGGGAAAGTAACGGTCAGCTACCAGGGAAAGACATGCTTTGAAGCTGAATTGCCTATCACACAATTCGGAACAACCGAAGTATTGGTCAACGATTTATTTAAAAAAGTCAATACCCGCGTCATTTTCAATCCCGAAACCGGAAGCATCCTGAAAATAGACAAAGACTAA
- a CDS encoding helix-turn-helix domain-containing protein — translation MILEDFKFYKPCKLLQPYVRYYWVFKSNQPLNTLTFPIGCPQIIFHKQTPLYIPELNTTQDRLAISGQVNFPSHLYANGNVEMIVVVFHPHTMSLFLNLPTSLFYNQEVSGYSLENKKLNELAIRISGCEDNSVCINYIEKWLLSQIANNLSETSYNIKRMDAAIRQIYSFPQTTVTELSSITCLSKKQFERLFHSLVGMNPKEYARIARFQKALAQMQHQTGKEISQAQIAYTSGYSDQSHFIREFKKLSGYTPMSLLKVSAPYSDLFTNPV, via the coding sequence ATGATTCTAGAGGATTTCAAATTTTACAAGCCATGTAAGTTACTGCAACCTTACGTCAGGTATTATTGGGTATTCAAAAGCAATCAACCGCTGAATACCCTTACTTTTCCTATTGGTTGTCCTCAAATCATTTTTCATAAACAGACACCGCTCTATATCCCTGAACTAAACACGACCCAAGACAGACTGGCTATCAGCGGTCAGGTTAATTTCCCGTCACACCTATATGCAAACGGAAACGTAGAAATGATAGTGGTGGTATTCCACCCTCACACGATGAGTCTGTTTCTGAATTTACCCACATCGCTTTTCTACAACCAAGAGGTTTCCGGCTATAGCTTGGAAAATAAGAAATTGAATGAACTGGCTATACGAATATCCGGTTGTGAAGATAATTCTGTCTGTATAAACTATATCGAAAAATGGTTATTGTCACAAATTGCCAACAACTTGTCCGAAACTTCATATAACATCAAGAGAATGGATGCTGCTATACGGCAGATATACAGTTTTCCTCAAACAACCGTAACCGAATTGTCTTCCATTACCTGTCTAAGCAAAAAACAGTTTGAACGGTTATTCCATTCATTGGTGGGCATGAATCCCAAAGAATATGCCCGTATCGCCCGATTCCAAAAGGCTTTGGCACAAATGCAGCATCAAACGGGCAAAGAAATTAGCCAGGCACAAATAGCATACACAAGCGGCTATTCCGACCAATCGCACTTCATACGCGAGTTTAAGAAGCTCAGCGGATATACACCTATGTCTTTATTAAAAGTTTCAGCCCCTTATTCTGATTTGTTCACCAATCCTGTATAA
- a CDS encoding zinc metallopeptidase produces the protein MMYWILFIGIAILSYLVQANLKSKFDKYSRMALSNGMTGREIAEKMLRDNGIYDVRVTSTPGMLTDHYNPANKTVNLSEGVYNTCSIAAAAVAAHECGHAVQHARAYAPLQMRSALVPVVQFSSSIVQWVLLAGMFLINTFPQLMLIGICLFAMTTLFSFITLPVEIDASRRALVWLRSAGVTNNYNQSQAFDALKSAAYTYVVAALGSLATLIYYILIFTNRRE, from the coding sequence ATGATGTATTGGATTTTATTTATCGGCATCGCCATTCTCAGCTATCTGGTGCAAGCCAACCTGAAAAGTAAATTCGACAAGTATTCACGTATGGCACTTTCCAACGGAATGACCGGACGAGAGATTGCCGAAAAGATGTTGCGCGACAACGGCATTTATGATGTACGGGTAACCAGTACCCCGGGAATGCTTACTGACCATTATAACCCAGCCAATAAAACCGTCAACCTCAGCGAAGGAGTGTACAATACCTGCAGCATAGCCGCGGCAGCTGTAGCCGCACACGAATGCGGACATGCTGTACAACACGCACGAGCCTACGCTCCGCTTCAGATGCGTTCGGCATTAGTTCCCGTAGTGCAGTTCTCTTCTTCCATCGTGCAATGGGTGTTATTGGCAGGAATGTTCCTCATCAATACTTTCCCCCAACTGATGTTGATTGGCATTTGCCTTTTTGCGATGACCACCTTGTTCAGTTTCATTACCCTTCCTGTGGAAATTGATGCCAGCCGACGCGCTTTGGTATGGCTGAGAAGTGCAGGAGTGACCAACAATTACAACCAATCTCAGGCGTTCGATGCCTTGAAATCGGCAGCATATACGTATGTAGTAGCCGCACTAGGCTCGCTCGCCACCTTAATATATTATATCCTGATTTTCACTAACCGCCGCGAGTAA